The DNA window GCACAATTTCATAACAAAATCAtctctttcaatattttttttaaccaaaaaagtgtttaaaaatTTAGTACTTACAAAGCAAAGTAATGAACAAAGAGTATCAACAAGAGTTGTGGTGGAGAGATAAGTACttcttcatccttaaccaagaggtctcgggtttgagCCCCCTTGAGTACATAGTTgcctttgttagggagtgcTTTACCCCAATGTGAAATTTTTCGGTgcaaatccaaatttaatcgGGCTTCAATATGAATACCGGACAccagatgaaaaataaaaaagattgaaCAAGGAGTAAAAAAAACCATCTAGAGAATCACAGAAATAAGTAGCTAGTCCCAAAAATTGGAGTAGTTCTTTTTCCAACATTTTGTAGAAGTGGAATTATTAAAAAGATTTGGTATAGTGGAAAGGAAAATGGAAGAAAAGATTATGAGACGGAGAATCAAATCTTCACCTATAAAGTGAAAGTTTATAGTAAAACGGTACAAATTACGAAGAGAAGtgtaattttcttgaaaaaaaataagaaaaacaaatctagaaatttacaaaaaattttACAATAAGAAGAGTTAATAAAGTCTAATTAAATTTACTCCAATAATATGTATCACTTGTTAAGGCATGAAGAGCTTGTTGCCACACTTGCACCTCCAAGCTTGAGGGTAGTACTCTAAAGTAAAAGTAAAACCGGGGTGAACCGAGACTCGAACCGGTTTACATGGCGAACAACGTCCGCACTTGAATCTACACGTTGGGGGCGATGAACCCGGTCCACTGAGTTTCTGCTGCCCATTAAGGAATACTGGTTCTG is part of the Solanum stenotomum isolate F172 chromosome 8, ASM1918654v1, whole genome shotgun sequence genome and encodes:
- the LOC125874468 gene encoding EPIDERMAL PATTERNING FACTOR-like protein 4; its protein translation is MSVSRHRHRPFPIFTFLLLISSLLLIISALPLINPTIFCEAEPVFLNGQQKLSGPGSSPPTCRFKCGRCSPCKPVRVSVHPGFTFTLEYYPQAWRCKCGNKLFMP